In Lolium rigidum isolate FL_2022 chromosome 3, APGP_CSIRO_Lrig_0.1, whole genome shotgun sequence, the genomic window atgattctagggaggccggcaccgtctttgcattaaggactcgttcacgtactcgacggcgagagaagaaaagtggcatctgctgcaaagtactctacacctgtggagtctgacgatagtggtgatggctatTATCATTATTCCCTTGGTGTGTCCAATCGTAGTCCGaccatggagaaaagcgcagagcgcaggagatgtggccacaagggaggcggctgggattgGCGTGGTTCTGTcaaccggatttttaagtccagatgcctgttatgccatacatcccaatcccaggaatattgttgttgcgagacataacagttgaatatcataagtcatcattcattacataccatagtcgtcttacaaatagatcacatgatccaatattacacaaatagttgatctactgatcaacggacatacacaagttcatagcggaagcgtaaaatagaagggactctctagtccacaggccaacgcttgacgtcaggagtagtcctagttgtcgtagacgtcctgctgtccatcttcttcatactgttgttcctcttcatagtctggccatttgaatagccagggacaaagccgtgagtactttaaagtactcgcaaactaatactaatgtaagtaacaacaattctagtaagggggtgctaagctctagtttcttttgcataaagccaattttagttcacaagtatttgaaataaagactcttcatgtgctaactaactcatgtgggaacattagtgtcattgccacaactctgttgtgattcaaatcaaagtcaccatttcaaattcaaatcacaagtcacccttcacatgtcacatttttgaaaagggtctgatgacggaacagtatggcctttccaaccgtccataaccgtggacgcggctattcgaatagttctacactctgcgagaggtcgtacacttgtgccacaacatttgcaataatccgtcgggttaatcggccctgatttatcacactccgtgtgcggactaccaaccataacctttcacttacataccgtagtataggcatctctccccatgagcttggcctcccgagtgaagacaaacggtcagctcgggaaccgcacgagggcttgggccggacattcacctcatattcacgtcatatcacatcatttcatattttgttggaggcagcccttggcataaccccgatgacgcttgtttacgagggaacccatactaagatacataaacttccgagttaagccctacccatataaggtattgtgggggtacttgtaaaattggaatggtatcgcatccgaacccaaccatcagtttttgtaaaattcaccatgtcattcaccagtcatattcaccttcaaaatctttcaatagaatgaatcatcattccaaggttttcaaagtcatttcatttcacatattcccatctagagtagtcaatttttaatttagcactagtatctaagtatgaggggtgctaagtaatttgctttgcttctaggctaaccttgatactcttgtactagtcccatactaaccaagtgaatcaagaatcaaaaagtactttgataaaacaacagtaagtaaagcttgtaaagtaaaactgggcaataggatcatgaacataaagtaaatgggtaatgccttgctcatggtgagctttgcactttgcaagagtattatcttgccttggttggggaattcacTACTAGGGaatagcctataggtggaggcaagttgtgccggcgcaccaccttgtgcatgcgccggtggcaaggattgccggcgcaccacatttcagacgcgccggcgaagaaggagtactgccggcgcacctcttggaaaggctcgccggcgctatttcctggcatggccccggccgattcgggccaggcccaagaatcattgcgcgCGCACCGGcccggtgcgccggtggaaaatttgctattgccggcgcaccaccgggccggtgcgccggcaatgattcttgggcctggcccgggggtgatatagccgaaaggggtatatgttgccggcgcaccatggtccaggtgcgccggcaataacctggcagttatttcagccaccaaccagcccacTCACNNNNNNNNNNNNNNNNNNNNNNNNNNNNNNNNNNNNNNNNNNNNNNNNNNNNNNNNNNNNNNNNNNNNNNNNNNNNNNNNNNNNNNNNNNNNNNNNNNNNCTCGCCCTTGGCGAGATTCTTGCGCACCTCCTTCCACTTATTGCACTCCTCGATGCGAGCGAACACGTTGAGGTCATTGAACATTTGGCCGTCGTTGTCGTCCGCATACATGTCGAGCGCCTGCCGCATCTGCAAAAACAGGCCGGCGATTCAAGATTAAACCTCGGCCGATGTAGAGTCGACGGAGGAGCCACGGCGAGTGAGCATACCTTGGCTTCAAAGTCATCGCTGCTCACCGAGCGAGTTTTGATCTCCTCTTGTACGCCGTGCCACTTGCTGCACGCAGCCtaaatgatcccccaatgggtgcccaTTGCCTTGTCGCCGCGTACCAtcaccgtcttgttgaagtatggatcaacgagtttgcgctcgtcgaacgccaCCTTGACGCGCTGCCAGTTCGTCTCGAAGTTCTGATTCGCGTCGGTGATGCTGTTCATGGAAATGgtcttccaagcttcggcgaggcactcctcttctttgcccgtccatttgatccgcggctcgggtggcggcgagttcttcttcctttttttcttcCCCTTGGACGGCGCCTCTGTGGGTTCAGGCGCGGGCGCTTCCTCTTCGTCGACGTAGGTatgttcatcttcttcgtcgacgtCTTGCGTGCCATCGATCTGATCGTCCTGGTCGAGGTCCACGCCGCCCCGCGACACGACGGCTTCCGTCGCGCTTGCCTCCTATTGTGTGAAGAATCTCGGGCTcgacgcggcggccatggagcccgtCGTTATCATCTCATACATCACAGGCTCATttggcggcggcatcccggggttGGAGAAGGAGATCGGCCCACGTCACAGGGCAGGCGAGATGCCCTCGTACATCGCAacgtcgtacgccggcggtgacgGCGTATACCCAGCCATGCCGGCGGCGTAGGTGTCCTGAAACATGGCCGTGGCCGGCGACGCCGGCGAGAAGGCGGAAGGAGTGACGATCATaccttgggtcggccatggcccgGGGAATTGGCCGACGCGCGGCTGGCCGAAGCTAATGGAGATTAGCCTCGCCTGTTCGTCCGTCGCCGCCACCCTCTTCGCGTtacacttcttctccctctccgccctgcacGAGTTTCGTTCCGCTGCCGCTCCTGATCCGTCGCCACTCCGCGTTTGTCATGCCTGGTGGCCTCTGTTTTGGCGCCCGTGGCTTCCTCGCCTTCAGCGCGTCATCAGCGGCGACCTTCtttggcggcatggtggtggaagggaagaagaggagctgcaactgtgggggagaatggcggtagctcctccgaaattcggcgggaaaaatggttctatgcggcgcattttggagagaaaacgaaattaatggagggaacAACCAGTTCTGTCGCCGACAACGCAGGCCCGCTCAATGTTTtacgcgcttttgtttcgtctgaAATTCCCAACCGGGCCTCGGGAAGCCGGGGAAGGCCTGAACTCTCTGAATGGATGAAAGGCTAAATCCGGGGGGGAAACAAGAAGCCAGGGACATGGTTGGGCCCTTCGTCCATCTAGATGAAAAGAAAAGCGTCCTAGGAACCTCGTTGGAGAGAtgggtgaagatgctcttagcacgCTGAAGTCCTCCATTCCACCGGAAAGGCTCGCTCATCTATACTCTACTTTTCACGGGAAAATTGCATATACCCAAACAGAAGGAAACGCCGGAGAGAAAAGCCCATTCCCTCGGCCCCCTCTCCCGCCAAGTTGGCGCGAAATCGTGATGGACGACCAGAGCTGGAACAATCGGCGAATCCgaccacctcctccgccgccgcccccgccccctcGCCGTCTCCCTCCTGCTCCACCTTCCCTCCCTCCGAATCACCCTCCTGCTCCACCTCCCCTCTATCCCCATCACCGTCCTgctccacctcacctccctcCTGCTCCACCTCCCCTCCCTCCATGGACACGATGGTCGAAAGATCCCAAATCTGGGGAAAGTCAAGACATCTTGCAAGAAATAGGTAAACCCACTTGATACATCTGTTGAAATCAGCACAGATCGGTCTGTCATTCTATGGCTTGACATCATAGTTAGTTCGATTCGTTTTACTTTGGTTCTTCTTTTTCTGCCGAGGTTCTTGTTTTTCTGCTGAACGCATCTCTCTAACAAATCGATGACAGCGATCAAAGATAGTGTACAGATAATATCATAAGCTGTTACTCTGCTGCCGTTTGTGATTGTTAAAGAAAATGTATGATACAGTACTGAAACTGCACTCCCCGTTCACATCCCTTCTTCTCCAGCCCGTCGGTCCACCACTTCGGCCACGGACATCGCCTTCTCCATCACGCAGCAGACTCGCTTTGCCCTCCGCCTCGCCTCCGCCATCTCCTCATCCTCCAACTCCAAGGGCTCTTCCGGCAACACCGCCTTCTCCCCGCTCTCCCTCCACGTCTCGCTCAGCCTAGTCGCCGCCGGCGCTGGGGGTGCCACCCGCGACCAGCTCGCCGCCACGCTCGGGGCCGCGCGTCCAGGCAAGTCCGAGGCACTACAAGAACTCGCCGAGCTGGTGGTGCAGCTCGTGCTCTCTGACGCTTCCGGCGCTGGCGGGCCCCGTGTCGCCTACGCCAACGGGGTCTTTGTCGACGCGTCGCTCTCTCTGAAGCCTTCGTTCCAGGATCTAGCTGTGGGCAAGTACAACTCCAAGATCCTGTCTGTGGACTTCAAAACTAAGGTGATCCCCTTCCTAGCTTGTCTAGCAGCTAGTTCTTCAAACGACCCAAAGGAGcaaaaagaataaaaaagaaCAGAGTAAAGATTTTGCTCATTATCTGAGGAGATCACTGGGTGGTAGTTTATTTACTTTTCTTTTTTACAGCTCAGCATGCCATTCTTTCTCTGAAAAGTGGTTGTTTTGGGCTTATGTAATGTAGGTGTCTGACATATGTTGACATTTCCATGAATCATGTAACCATTATTAATTGTAGATTTATTATTTAGTGGTTATTTCCATGATATTCTTTTGAACACTAGGACCTTTTGTAATATTATGTAGATACATACCGTCAAGCTGTTCTTTGCGGTGTGCTGGGCAGTGAGGCACACAGCAAAGGCTTTGTCGTGTTCCGGGCAGAAGGCACACGTCAAAGCTCCTTTGCCGTGCCATTTTTTGCTgtgctccctttgccgtgcgccgcaaCATTGCGATCGCTTTGCCGTGTTCCGAATGAGCTTTGCCGTGTATTTTGCCCACATGGCAAGGCGTGTTTTCCCATAGTGGGTGGCTATAGAGCAGTGTTGGGGCCTCTGTTCTTTCGGCTGTTTTAGTAGATTGCGATAGGTTGGAGGATGGCGACTGTTCTTTTAAGCTTGTGCAATTTCCTTCTATGTCTAGCTTAAACATGTCATATAATGATTAATACCATGCCATTTTTGTCCAGTTTAATTATTGAAGTGTAGAAATGGAACTTCGGAAGTATTAGTCTTTATGGTGTGCTCTTGCTTCTTGTATTTTTGTAGTGTGTAGGCATATATAGCTTAGGGGAGTTTCTCTATGTGTTGCACTTGTCAAATGATGGTAAAATATGCTCCTTAGAGTTTATGTTTCTGTGAATAATTTACACTTTGGACCATGCACCATTGTTATTTTGTGATACCTGGTCTGTTACTTTTGTGAGAAAAGGTATCCTTAGAAATGTAAGTTTCACAGTGTGCTATGTAGGAATTTGAAGGCTGTGGTATTTTCTGATGTTTATACTTGTTGGTTCTTGATCCTAGTATGTATGTTAGATCATTCGGAATGTCTAAGCCTGTATTTATAGGTCATTCAAGTAGTGCACTGATGTGATTTCTCATAGTGATTCCTCTGAATTAGATGTTCTGGCCCAGCTCTTCGCCCACTTGTGCATGTTGATTGTGCATGTCCCCTATCTCTTAGATTTCTCTCTGGTAGCTCGTTGGTGTGACGCGCTGTCTATGTGACACTCCCGCCTGGGCCACCCGACCATGTGTTTTCCTGCGTTGCGACCGTTGTACTTAGTGAAAAAAAGTCCCCTCTCCCCGTGCAATCTCTGGTTTATGGTGCTTTAATGAAAATAATTCAGGTGGGCATTCGGCCCCCATTGTTCGCCTCAAGAAAACTTGTGGCAAGTTTCTTATTTGGTGTTCATTGATTAGCATCATGGGAATTTGATTTCTAAGATGTACAAAAAATGACTAATGGTGAAAGATCAGTAGAGGTATTGTTCCGTGGTGCTTCTAGATGTTGTCATGACCATTTGAATCAGGATACTCATGTGAATTGTCTTATCTTTTACCGATTGTATTTTACTATGGAATTGTTTTATCACAGTGTTACTATGTTGTCTTGGGTTCAGTCTTGTTTGAAAGAAAACAATTTTTGTTTTGTCAAAAATTTGGTGGAATTATAATATCTACCATTTGCCATTTTTTGCATAGTCtcttcctttctacacttagatcATTCTAGAAAATGCTACTAGATTATGTGTTACGATTTTTCAGCTGTGCTAATTATTGATATATTTTTCCTTGGTCCAGGCTGCTGAAGTTTCTAGTAAAGTGAACTCATGGGTTGAGAAAATCACAGCAGGTCTCATCAAAAAGATCCTTCCAGCAGGGTCTGTTGATGCTACCACTAGTCTGGTTCTTGGGAATGCCCTTTATTTTAAAGGAGCTTGGACTCAGAAGTTTGATGCATCTAAGACAAAAGACGGCAAGTTCCACCTCCTTG contains:
- the LOC124696530 gene encoding serpin-ZX-like, with amino-acid sequence MAVAGDAGEKAEGVTIIPWVGHGPGNWPTRGWPKLMEISLACSSVAATLFALHFFSLSALHEFRSAAAPDPSPLRVCHACTETALPVHIPSSPARRSTTSATDIAFSITQQTRFALRLASAISSSSNSKGSSGNTAFSPLSLHVSLSLVAAGAGGATRDQLAATLGAARPGKSEALQELAELVVQLVLSDASGAGGPRVAYANGVFVDASLSLKPSFQDLAVGKYNSKILSVDFKTKAAEVSSKVNSWVEKITAGLIKKILPAGSVDATTSLVLGNALYFKGAWTQKFDASKTKDGKFHLLDGSSVQAPFMSSTKKQYLLSSDSLKVLKLPYQQGRDKRQFSMYILLPEAHDGLSNLAEKLSTERNFIEMHIPEKKVPVGQFKLPKFKISFGFEASDLLKGLGLQLPFSAEADLSEIVGLPVAKSLYISSLLHKSFVEVNEEGTEAAAATAAAMVTLRSRPVEPKMDFVADHPFLFLIREDITGVVLFIGHVANPLMSS